A stretch of the Streptosporangiales bacterium genome encodes the following:
- a CDS encoding ATP phosphoribosyltransferase encodes MLSLVLPKGSLERATLDLFEAADLTVRRGSDRDYHASVDDPRVERVRFLRPQEIPVYLEQGLFDVGITGRDWIAETGADVVSLGELEYSKTTSNPVRIVLAIPSDQPASRGEELPEGVRVSTEYPELTRRYFDEIGVKARIVPSYGATEAKVPDIVDAVVDVTETGSSLRKHGLKIVHTLLTSRTEVVANRAAYDDPEKRAAMEDVLLLLRGAIRARGSVYLMLNASADVLPAVLDRLPALGSPTVTSLANGEHAVGTVVPKAGINTLIPALKAAGARDILELPISKIVE; translated from the coding sequence ATGCTCTCCCTCGTCCTGCCCAAGGGCTCGCTCGAACGCGCCACGCTCGACCTCTTCGAGGCCGCCGACCTCACCGTGCGCCGCGGATCCGACCGTGATTATCACGCGTCCGTCGACGACCCGCGCGTCGAGCGCGTGCGCTTCCTGCGGCCGCAGGAGATCCCCGTCTACCTCGAGCAGGGCCTGTTCGACGTCGGCATCACCGGTCGCGACTGGATCGCCGAGACCGGCGCCGACGTCGTGAGCCTCGGCGAGCTCGAGTACTCCAAGACGACGTCCAACCCGGTGCGCATCGTCCTCGCGATCCCGTCCGACCAGCCCGCGTCGCGCGGGGAGGAGCTGCCCGAGGGCGTGCGCGTGTCGACGGAGTACCCCGAGCTCACCCGCAGGTACTTCGACGAGATCGGTGTCAAGGCGCGCATCGTCCCGTCGTACGGCGCCACCGAGGCGAAGGTGCCCGACATCGTCGACGCGGTCGTCGACGTCACCGAGACCGGTTCGTCGCTGCGCAAGCACGGCCTGAAGATCGTGCACACCCTGCTCACCAGCCGCACCGAGGTGGTCGCCAACCGCGCCGCGTACGACGACCCCGAGAAGCGCGCGGCGATGGAGGACGTCCTCCTGCTGCTGCGCGGCGCGATCAGGGCGCGCGGCAGCGTCTACCTGATGCTCAACGCGTCCGCCGACGTGCTCCCCGCCGTCCTCGACCGGCTCCCGGCGCTCGGTTCGCCGACGGTCACCTCGCTGGCCAACGGCGAGCACGCGGTCGGCACGGTGGTGCCGAAGGCCGGTATCAACACGCTGATCCCGGCCCTCAAGGCCGCCGGAGCCCGCGACATCCTCGAGCTCCCCATCTCCAAGATCGTCGAGTAG
- a CDS encoding 6,7-dimethyl-8-ribityllumazine synthase — protein MSGAGRPDAAAVDAAGTRVGVVATRWNANVVDPLLDRALAAAETCGVEPTVVRVAGCVELPVVAQQLARDNDAVVCLGAVIRGGTPHFEYVCRSLTDGLTRVALDEATPVGNGVLTCDTLEQALDRCGLEDSHEDKGWEAMLAAIDAAVVLHDLRHRASAGR, from the coding sequence GTGAGCGGCGCGGGCCGCCCCGACGCCGCGGCCGTCGATGCGGCCGGCACGCGGGTGGGCGTCGTCGCCACCCGGTGGAACGCCAACGTCGTCGACCCGCTGCTCGACCGGGCACTGGCGGCGGCCGAGACCTGTGGCGTCGAGCCGACCGTCGTACGGGTCGCCGGGTGCGTCGAGCTGCCCGTCGTCGCACAGCAGCTCGCCAGGGACAACGACGCGGTCGTCTGCCTCGGCGCGGTGATCAGGGGCGGCACGCCGCACTTCGAGTACGTCTGCCGCAGCCTCACCGACGGGCTCACCCGCGTGGCTCTCGACGAGGCAACCCCGGTCGGCAACGGCGTCCTGACCTGTGACACGCTGGAACAGGCCCTCGACCGTTGTGGTCTCGAGGACAGCCACGAGGACAAGGGGTGGGAGGCGATGTTGGCCGCCATCGACGCAGCCGTCGTCCTCCACGACCTGCGACATCGCGCGTCGGCTGGTCGCTGA
- a CDS encoding nicotinamide riboside transporter PnuC, with protein sequence MDWINSVAFTVGSEKILWTDLIGSLTAIVVVGLATKRLVVTWPVQLVSCVLLFAASLNAHLGGNAARQVAIAVIAVYGWSRWIRGRRAQQEVQVRWATWPQRIGMLAALAVGTAGFAWVLDATQASWAPLPDAYIFVGSLVAFFGQARGWVEFWFVWILVDLVGVPLAYSHGLVVYATTYVVFFVLCVFGIVAWARQSRRVDAVDPSVGVKA encoded by the coding sequence ATGGACTGGATCAACTCGGTGGCCTTCACCGTCGGCTCGGAGAAGATCCTCTGGACCGACCTGATCGGCAGCCTCACCGCCATCGTGGTCGTCGGGCTCGCCACCAAACGCCTCGTGGTCACCTGGCCGGTGCAACTGGTGAGCTGCGTCCTGCTGTTCGCCGCGAGCCTCAACGCCCACCTCGGCGGCAACGCCGCGCGCCAGGTCGCGATCGCCGTCATCGCCGTGTACGGCTGGTCGAGGTGGATCCGCGGCCGCCGCGCGCAGCAGGAGGTGCAGGTGCGCTGGGCGACCTGGCCGCAGCGCATCGGCATGCTCGCGGCGCTCGCGGTGGGCACTGCCGGGTTCGCGTGGGTGCTCGACGCCACGCAGGCGTCGTGGGCACCGCTGCCCGACGCGTACATCTTCGTCGGCAGCCTTGTCGCGTTCTTCGGCCAGGCGCGCGGCTGGGTCGAGTTCTGGTTCGTCTGGATCCTGGTCGACCTCGTCGGCGTGCCGCTCGCGTACTCGCACGGGCTCGTCGTCTACGCCACGACGTACGTCGTGTTCTTCGTGCTGTGTGTCTTCGGCATCGTCGCGTGGGCGCGCCAGTCGAGACGTGTCGATGCGGTCGATCCGAGCGTGGGGGTGAAGGCATGA
- a CDS encoding aquaporin → MGAEFVGTAVLVIGGVGAAVFAGKEIGTLGIALAFGLTLVALAYALGPISGAHVNPAVTLGFVLSGRMKVGLGVQYWVAQFLGGILGAALVVVVRSQVSGIDQKLFGTNGFDSLSQTKASIGGAFFIEILATFLFVFIVLSVTSRIANASFAGLAIGLALAVAHLIAIPVSGAGLNPARSLGPAILAGGEALTQVWVFLVAPLLGALLAAIVHAVVTTERRTRVEEPAPAKPAPAKVPAKARRR, encoded by the coding sequence ATGGGTGCCGAGTTCGTCGGCACCGCGGTGCTCGTCATCGGTGGCGTCGGCGCCGCGGTGTTCGCGGGCAAGGAGATCGGCACGCTGGGCATCGCCCTCGCGTTCGGGCTGACGCTCGTCGCGCTCGCGTACGCGCTCGGTCCGATCTCCGGCGCGCACGTCAACCCCGCCGTCACCCTGGGCTTCGTGCTCTCCGGCCGGATGAAGGTCGGCCTCGGCGTCCAGTACTGGGTCGCCCAGTTCCTCGGCGGCATCCTCGGCGCGGCGCTCGTCGTGGTCGTCAGGTCGCAGGTGTCCGGCATCGACCAGAAGCTGTTCGGCACCAACGGCTTCGACTCGCTCTCCCAGACCAAGGCAAGCATCGGCGGCGCGTTCTTCATCGAGATCCTCGCGACCTTCCTCTTCGTCTTCATCGTGCTGTCGGTGACGAGCAGGATCGCGAACGCCTCGTTCGCGGGCCTGGCGATCGGTCTCGCGCTCGCCGTCGCCCACCTCATCGCGATACCCGTCAGCGGCGCGGGCCTCAACCCCGCGCGCAGCCTCGGGCCGGCGATCTTGGCCGGCGGCGAGGCACTGACGCAGGTGTGGGTCTTCCTCGTCGCGCCGCTGCTCGGCGCGCTGCTCGCCGCAATCGTGCACGCGGTGGTGACCACGGAGCGTCGCACCAGGGTCGAGGAGCCCGCGCCCGCCAAGCCGGCGCCCGCGAAGGTCCCGGCGAAGGCGCGCCGCCGGTAG
- a CDS encoding AAA family ATPase, protein MRISTFAHLAREVLARPARLGEVRLVAVDGPTGSGKSTFARRLAAALGDTATRLCTDDLLDGWADTVTFWPRLEEHVLSPILAGRDGAYRRYDWTAGRFTDETTLVPAGGVLLVDGVTSARRAARPLLTLAVWMDVPFEASLARAIARDGPAAAGELRAWHERERAHFAEDGTAAHADLLVDGAPTVPHDADREFVVRRPPGTAGCTHD, encoded by the coding sequence ATGCGGATCTCGACGTTCGCCCACCTCGCCAGGGAGGTGCTCGCCCGTCCCGCGCGGCTCGGCGAGGTACGGCTCGTCGCCGTCGACGGTCCGACCGGGTCGGGCAAGTCGACCTTCGCCCGGCGGCTCGCCGCGGCTCTCGGCGACACGGCGACCCGGCTGTGCACCGACGACCTCCTCGACGGGTGGGCCGACACGGTGACGTTCTGGCCACGCCTGGAGGAGCACGTGCTCTCGCCGATCCTGGCCGGCCGCGACGGGGCGTACCGCCGCTACGACTGGACGGCCGGTCGGTTCACCGACGAGACCACCCTTGTGCCCGCAGGCGGCGTGCTCCTCGTCGACGGCGTCACCTCGGCGCGCCGCGCGGCACGCCCGCTGCTGACCCTCGCCGTCTGGATGGACGTCCCCTTCGAGGCGTCACTCGCCCGTGCGATCGCGAGGGACGGGCCGGCGGCGGCCGGCGAGCTGCGAGCGTGGCACGAGCGCGAGCGCGCACACTTCGCCGAGGACGGGACCGCGGCGCATGCCGACCTCCTCGTCGACGGCGCGCCGACCGTCCCGCACGACGCCGACCGCGAGTTCGTCGTCCGCCGACCTCCTGGAACGGCAGGATGCACGCATGACTGA
- a CDS encoding diguanylate cyclase: MTRRHGDDDRRGDAPVCVAHVVDDETAAAVTAELAPDGYRVSRVTDLHALRSAVARERSAIAVVDLAGSGGDLRQVLRELRGDHRTARVPLLVLVPALPTSEELLPFGGIADDYVVRPWTPGELRTRLAWVVRRGGDLSPMAALTGLPGSALAREELTRRLSSGETFAYCRLDLDGFAAFNEVYGYGRGDQLILVLAAALRRVTADLSEQPFVAHVDGGDFVLICAAEQARPACRDIADMFEADSEQLYDEGERVRGALRVVDRRGHAHDVPFVTVSAGVATNEHRTFAGPHQVADVSREMLAFAKRSTGSSIGVDRRKT, translated from the coding sequence ATGACCCGCCGGCACGGCGACGATGATCGCCGCGGCGACGCGCCGGTCTGCGTCGCCCACGTGGTCGACGACGAGACGGCGGCGGCGGTGACGGCCGAGCTCGCCCCCGACGGGTACCGGGTCTCCCGCGTCACGGACCTCCACGCGCTGCGGAGCGCCGTGGCACGCGAGCGCTCCGCGATCGCCGTCGTCGACCTCGCCGGCTCGGGCGGCGACCTGCGACAGGTGCTGCGCGAGCTGCGCGGCGACCACCGCACCGCGCGGGTGCCGCTGCTCGTGCTCGTGCCGGCTCTGCCGACGTCCGAGGAGCTGCTGCCGTTCGGCGGGATCGCGGACGACTACGTCGTCAGGCCGTGGACGCCGGGGGAGCTGCGCACCAGGCTCGCGTGGGTCGTCCGGCGCGGCGGCGACCTCAGTCCCATGGCAGCGCTGACCGGCCTGCCGGGGTCGGCCCTCGCGCGCGAGGAGCTGACCAGGCGGCTGTCGAGCGGCGAGACGTTCGCGTACTGCCGCCTCGACCTCGACGGGTTCGCCGCGTTCAACGAGGTCTACGGCTACGGGCGCGGCGACCAGCTGATTCTCGTCCTGGCCGCGGCTCTTCGGCGGGTGACCGCCGACCTGTCCGAGCAGCCGTTCGTCGCGCACGTCGACGGCGGCGACTTCGTGCTGATCTGCGCCGCCGAGCAGGCGCGTCCTGCGTGTCGCGACATCGCCGACATGTTCGAGGCCGACTCCGAGCAGCTCTACGACGAGGGCGAGCGGGTCCGCGGCGCCCTGCGCGTGGTCGACCGTCGCGGCCACGCCCACGACGTCCCGTTCGTCACCGTGTCGGCCGGCGTCGCGACCAACGAGCACCGCACCTTCGCCGGTCCCCACCAGGTGGCCGATGTGTCCCGCGAGATGCTCGCGTTCGCCAAGCGCAGCACCGGTTCCAGCATCGGCGTCGACCGCCGCAAGACCTGA
- a CDS encoding bifunctional 3,4-dihydroxy-2-butanone-4-phosphate synthase/GTP cyclohydrolase II, with product MSSSSVTPLPGAAGVGASDTVEAAVAEIAAGRPVVVVDDPGRENECDLVFAAAHATPELLAFTVRYSSGMVCAPMAPAEVDRLALPPMAAVNEDPKGTAYTVSVDARDGGSTGISAADRARTLRVLADPASLPSSVTRPGHVFPLRAVPGGVLARAGHTEAGVELARLAGLPPVAGIAELVADDGSMLRSGALPPFLREHGLVSLTVADLAAYLRRVERQVRRVSTSRMPTAHGLFTAHGYLDEPTGKECVALVHGDVGKGCDVLVRVHSECLTGDAFGSARCDCGEQLDAAMARICRAGRGVVVYLRGHEGRGIGLLNKLRAYELQDTGADTVEANLALGLPVDDRDFAPAAQVLADLGVRSVRLLTNNPAKERALTELGVRVVARVPSATVPTTDNLGYLMAKRDLLGHDVPWLADGVGGEAARP from the coding sequence ATGAGCAGCAGCAGCGTGACACCGTTGCCCGGCGCCGCCGGGGTGGGTGCGTCCGACACGGTCGAGGCCGCGGTGGCCGAGATCGCCGCGGGCCGTCCCGTCGTGGTGGTCGACGACCCGGGTCGCGAGAACGAGTGCGACCTGGTCTTCGCCGCCGCGCACGCCACGCCGGAGCTGCTCGCGTTCACCGTCCGCTACAGCTCGGGCATGGTCTGCGCGCCGATGGCGCCGGCCGAGGTCGACCGCCTCGCGCTGCCGCCGATGGCCGCGGTCAACGAGGACCCCAAGGGCACCGCGTACACGGTCTCCGTCGACGCGAGGGACGGCGGCAGCACCGGCATCTCAGCGGCCGACCGGGCGCGTACGCTGCGCGTGCTCGCCGACCCCGCCTCGCTGCCGTCGTCGGTCACCAGACCTGGTCACGTCTTCCCGCTCCGCGCCGTGCCCGGCGGCGTCCTCGCGCGTGCGGGACACACCGAGGCCGGCGTCGAGCTCGCCCGCCTCGCCGGCCTGCCGCCCGTCGCGGGCATCGCCGAGCTGGTCGCGGACGACGGGTCGATGCTGCGGTCGGGTGCGCTGCCGCCGTTCCTGCGCGAGCACGGCCTCGTCTCGCTCACCGTCGCCGACCTCGCCGCCTACCTGCGGCGCGTCGAGCGGCAGGTGCGCCGGGTCTCCACCAGCCGCATGCCCACCGCGCACGGCCTGTTCACCGCGCACGGCTACCTCGACGAGCCCACGGGCAAGGAGTGCGTCGCGCTCGTCCACGGTGACGTCGGCAAGGGGTGCGACGTGCTCGTGCGCGTCCACTCCGAGTGCCTGACCGGTGACGCCTTCGGCTCCGCCCGCTGCGACTGCGGCGAGCAGCTCGATGCGGCGATGGCGCGGATCTGTAGGGCCGGCCGCGGCGTCGTCGTGTACCTGCGCGGGCACGAGGGCAGGGGGATCGGGCTGCTGAACAAGTTGCGGGCGTACGAGCTGCAGGACACGGGCGCCGACACCGTCGAGGCCAACCTCGCACTCGGCCTGCCCGTCGACGACCGCGACTTCGCTCCCGCCGCCCAGGTGCTCGCCGACCTCGGGGTGCGCAGCGTCCGGTTGCTGACCAACAACCCCGCGAAGGAGCGCGCGCTCACCGAGCTCGGTGTCCGGGTCGTCGCGCGGGTGCCGTCCGCCACCGTGCCGACCACCGACAACCTCGGCTACCTGATGGCCAAGCGCGACCTGCTCGGCCATGACGTCCCGTGGCTCGCCGACGGCGTCGGCGGCGAGGCGGCACGGCCGTGA
- the rpe gene encoding ribulose-phosphate 3-epimerase: MTTLQLAPSILSADFTRLADESAAVAHDADWLHVDVMDGHFVPNLTLGVPVVEALAKVSGIPLDCHLMIEDPDRWAPQYVEAGARSVTFHAEAARAPVRTAREIRRLGARAGLGLKPATPVEAYADLIGEIDMLLLMTVEPGFGGQRFLDFVLPKIRRARSLVRERGLDVWVQVDGGVDADTIGACAEAGADVFVAGSAVYGRDDPAAAVRDLRARAEAALGAGGPGTA, translated from the coding sequence ATGACGACACTCCAGCTGGCTCCGAGCATCCTCTCCGCCGACTTCACCCGGCTCGCCGACGAGTCGGCCGCGGTCGCGCACGATGCGGACTGGCTGCACGTCGACGTGATGGACGGCCACTTCGTGCCGAACCTGACCCTGGGCGTTCCCGTCGTGGAGGCGCTGGCGAAGGTGAGCGGCATCCCGCTCGACTGCCACCTGATGATCGAGGACCCCGACCGCTGGGCGCCGCAGTACGTCGAGGCCGGGGCGAGGAGCGTGACGTTCCACGCCGAGGCGGCACGCGCGCCCGTGCGCACCGCGCGGGAGATCCGCCGCCTGGGTGCCCGCGCCGGCCTCGGGCTGAAGCCGGCGACGCCGGTCGAGGCGTACGCCGACCTGATCGGTGAGATCGACATGCTGCTGCTGATGACCGTCGAGCCGGGATTCGGCGGGCAGCGCTTCCTCGACTTCGTGCTCCCCAAGATCCGGCGCGCGCGGTCGCTCGTGCGCGAACGCGGCCTCGACGTGTGGGTGCAGGTCGACGGCGGTGTCGACGCCGACACCATCGGCGCCTGCGCCGAGGCCGGTGCGGACGTCTTCGTCGCCGGATCCGCGGTCTACGGCAGGGACGACCCGGCGGCCGCCGTCCGCGACCTGCGGGCGCGCGCCGAGGCCGCGCTCGGCGCCGGCGGGCCCGGAACCGCATGA
- a CDS encoding translation initiation factor IF-3 has product MRGRFISVGRPRRTASTASPIRGPTRTEQQELPRLSLGGLISIDFRVNDRIRVPEVRLVGPNGEQVGIVRIEDALRLAQEADLDLVEVAPTARPPVAKLMDFGKFKYESAIKAREAKKNQAQTVIKEIKLRPKIDPHDYSTKKGHVERFLKQGDKVKVTIMFRGREQSRPELGFRLLQRLSDDIDELGYVESLPKQDGRNMIMVVAPHKRRADAAPAPKKDAPAEDERSPAEA; this is encoded by the coding sequence ATGCGGGGCCGTTTCATTTCGGTGGGACGTCCGCGGCGTACCGCGTCGACGGCCAGCCCCATACGCGGGCCGACGAGAACCGAACAGCAGGAACTGCCCCGACTTTCCCTAGGAGGCCTCATCAGCATCGACTTCCGAGTGAACGACCGCATCCGTGTCCCAGAGGTGCGCCTGGTCGGTCCCAACGGCGAGCAAGTGGGGATCGTGCGCATCGAGGACGCGTTGCGACTGGCTCAGGAAGCGGACCTCGACCTCGTCGAGGTCGCACCGACCGCCCGACCCCCCGTCGCCAAGCTCATGGACTTCGGCAAGTTCAAGTACGAGTCGGCGATCAAGGCGCGCGAGGCGAAGAAGAACCAGGCGCAGACGGTGATCAAGGAGATCAAGCTGCGCCCCAAGATCGATCCGCACGACTACAGCACCAAGAAGGGCCACGTCGAGCGGTTCCTCAAGCAGGGCGACAAGGTCAAGGTGACCATCATGTTCCGCGGTCGGGAGCAGTCCCGTCCCGAGCTCGGCTTCCGGCTGCTGCAACGGCTGTCGGACGACATCGACGAGCTCGGCTACGTGGAGTCGCTCCCCAAGCAGGACGGCCGCAACATGATCATGGTGGTCGCCCCGCACAAGCGCCGGGCCGACGCCGCCCCGGCGCCGAAGAAGGACGCACCGGCGGAGGACGAGCGGAGTCCGGCCGAGGCCTGA
- a CDS encoding riboflavin synthase yields MFTGIVEELGHVRVLDRLPGGSARLTVHGPTVTSDARPGDSIAVDGVCLTVTELAGDECTFDVMGETLARSTVGGFEPGRPVDLERALRADQRLGGHIVQGHVDGTTTVLARREESEWTAVTFALPPDLARYVAAKGSIALDGVSLTVVDITTDAFTVGLIPETLRRTVLGAKQPGEALNVEVDVIAKYVERLTLAERQVTEPAGLVR; encoded by the coding sequence ATGTTCACCGGAATCGTCGAGGAGTTGGGGCACGTCCGCGTGCTCGACCGGTTGCCCGGTGGCTCCGCACGCCTCACCGTCCACGGCCCGACGGTCACGTCCGACGCACGGCCCGGCGACTCGATCGCGGTCGACGGCGTGTGCCTGACCGTCACCGAGCTGGCGGGTGACGAGTGCACGTTCGACGTCATGGGCGAGACGCTCGCGCGCTCCACCGTGGGCGGGTTCGAGCCCGGACGGCCCGTCGACCTCGAACGCGCGCTGCGCGCCGACCAGCGGCTCGGCGGGCACATCGTGCAGGGCCACGTCGACGGCACCACCACCGTGCTCGCGCGCCGCGAGGAGAGCGAGTGGACGGCGGTCACGTTCGCCCTCCCGCCCGATCTCGCGCGCTACGTCGCCGCCAAGGGCTCGATCGCGCTCGACGGCGTCAGCCTCACCGTCGTCGACATCACCACCGACGCCTTCACCGTCGGGCTCATCCCCGAGACGCTGCGCCGCACCGTGCTCGGCGCGAAGCAGCCGGGGGAGGCGCTCAACGTCGAGGTCGACGTGATCGCGAAGTACGTCGAGCGACTGACGCTCGCCGAGCGCCAGGTCACCGAGCCGGCAGGGCTGGTGCGCTGA